The following proteins are encoded in a genomic region of Aquifex aeolicus VF5:
- a CDS encoding TIGR01906 family membrane protein encodes MRKLISLILVIIFPYISLGLSARIAFSEKFIEWEYSRKNFPEDRWGMEKEERLKLAKLGLKAVISDKGMEEFKKARLKNGKRAFTDREVKHMEDVKRFLSFFFPSVYVLSIIWIAGVFLLRSFDVLIWSGIFNSLLLLFLGILTFTNYEKAFELFHNVVFDPYSWKFRYSDTLIRIYPMKFWYDGTLFVAILSFLFGILVLFTGILGKKFLKGKGA; translated from the coding sequence ATGAGAAAACTGATTTCTTTAATCCTAGTAATTATCTTTCCTTACATTTCCTTAGGGCTTTCTGCAAGAATAGCCTTCAGCGAAAAGTTTATAGAGTGGGAATACTCAAGAAAAAATTTTCCCGAAGACAGGTGGGGAATGGAAAAAGAAGAGAGACTAAAACTTGCAAAACTCGGACTGAAAGCCGTAATAAGCGATAAAGGTATGGAAGAATTCAAAAAGGCAAGGTTGAAAAACGGCAAAAGAGCCTTTACAGACAGGGAAGTAAAGCACATGGAAGACGTAAAGAGATTTCTGTCTTTTTTCTTCCCATCCGTTTACGTACTCTCGATAATATGGATCGCAGGAGTGTTTTTACTCAGGAGTTTTGACGTTTTAATCTGGAGCGGAATTTTCAACTCCTTACTTTTGCTTTTCTTAGGAATTCTTACTTTTACAAATTACGAGAAGGCTTTTGAACTTTTTCACAACGTAGTTTTTGATCCATATTCTTGGAAGTTCAGGTATTCGGATACACTCATAAGGATTTATCCCATGAAGTTCTGGTACGATGGAACTTTATTTGTCGCGATATTGAGTTTTCTCTTCGGAATTTTAGTTCTTTTTACAGGAATTCTGGGAAAGAAATTTTTGAAAGGGAAAGGGGCTTAA
- a CDS encoding folylpolyglutamate synthase/dihydrofolate synthase family protein has product MGILWELYKEKDFDVKPTLERIKKACEYIGNPQKNYPSILVGGTNGKGSTCAFTERILREHGFKTGWFVSPHLISENERWRINGKPIQEEVLKDYVKDLKKVFEKFSLTYFEAATLIAVKYFEDQGINVAVFEVGMGGRWDATKVSEAGVRGITNVERDHTRWLGDTVEKIAEEKLGLYEEGKPLILGSARYPLYTRALELGLKNLKVAGIDYEYWGKVERERTVLEKYESENFSLEGAQLSLWGKWQIDNASLAITLSSEFTKLSPEKVNQALKNTVWEGRMEVLREKPLLMVDASHNPYSVVKVVKTVKKHFPEVKVAYSSLKGKEWELTLTLLRNLTEEIYLLPIDYYRAEDVKNLEKFAKEMGFKTKVFTIEELLNLEEDMLIIGSIYLIGEVKKYSQKIKQEFIF; this is encoded by the coding sequence ATGGGAATTTTGTGGGAACTATACAAAGAAAAGGACTTTGACGTAAAACCAACGCTTGAGAGGATAAAAAAGGCTTGCGAGTATATAGGAAATCCCCAGAAAAATTACCCTTCAATTCTGGTAGGGGGAACAAACGGAAAGGGCTCTACCTGTGCCTTTACCGAGAGAATTTTAAGAGAACACGGCTTTAAAACGGGCTGGTTCGTCTCCCCTCACCTGATATCCGAAAACGAGAGATGGAGGATAAACGGAAAGCCAATACAGGAAGAAGTCTTAAAAGATTACGTCAAGGACCTGAAAAAAGTTTTTGAAAAGTTTTCCCTCACATACTTTGAGGCTGCGACCCTGATAGCGGTAAAGTACTTTGAGGACCAAGGAATTAACGTTGCTGTTTTTGAAGTGGGAATGGGAGGAAGGTGGGACGCTACAAAAGTCTCCGAAGCCGGGGTGAGAGGAATAACGAACGTGGAGAGAGACCACACAAGGTGGCTCGGAGACACGGTGGAAAAAATAGCGGAGGAAAAGCTCGGACTTTACGAGGAAGGGAAACCCTTAATTCTGGGAAGTGCTAGATATCCCTTATACACAAGGGCTCTTGAACTCGGCTTAAAGAATCTTAAAGTTGCCGGAATTGATTACGAGTATTGGGGAAAAGTTGAAAGAGAAAGAACTGTTCTTGAAAAGTACGAGAGTGAAAACTTCAGTCTTGAAGGTGCTCAGCTTTCCCTTTGGGGAAAGTGGCAAATAGACAACGCTTCACTTGCCATCACACTCTCTTCGGAGTTTACTAAGCTCAGCCCCGAAAAGGTCAATCAAGCCCTGAAAAATACGGTTTGGGAAGGCAGGATGGAAGTGCTGAGGGAAAAACCACTTTTAATGGTGGATGCATCCCACAACCCTTACTCCGTTGTAAAGGTGGTAAAGACCGTGAAAAAACACTTTCCCGAAGTAAAGGTGGCCTACTCTTCCCTTAAAGGAAAAGAATGGGAATTGACTTTGACACTCTTGAGAAATCTAACGGAGGAAATTTACCTCCTTCCGATAGATTACTACAGGGCAGAAGATGTAAAGAATTTAGAAAAATTCGCAAAAGAAATGGGATTTAAAACGAAAGTGTTTACGATAGAAGAATTACTAAACTTAGAAGAAGACATGCTAATTATCGGCTCCATTTACCTGATCGGTGAGGTTAAAAAATATTCACAGAAAATAAAACAGGAATTTATATTTTAA
- the ccsB gene encoding c-type cytochrome biogenesis protein CcsB, which translates to MREVSLNEKEFHLNKDLFFLLGGVLLSVLAGFFLPFENLFWYKSAFLGYILSSVVYVAYLLVRERIVGVVATLTLYLSLLLNLTGMIRRAYESYKLGVFHPPWSNLFEALTFWSFIAGFVYLVIERKYGFKILGAFVIPVIAAISGFAIYKANPEITPLMPALRSYWLYLHVVTAFTGYAGFTVAFGGAVAYLLKEHFPENKFVKNLLPRREILDEITYKSIAIVFPIWTASIILGAAWANEAWGGYWSWDPKEVWSLIVWLFFGAYLHARQLMGWKGKRVAWLVVFGFITVLICFFAVNLYFPGLHSYATE; encoded by the coding sequence ATGCGAGAAGTAAGTTTAAATGAAAAAGAGTTTCACTTAAATAAGGACTTATTTTTCCTGCTCGGTGGAGTCCTCCTCTCCGTTTTAGCTGGATTCTTTCTCCCCTTTGAAAACCTCTTCTGGTACAAATCCGCCTTTCTGGGATACATACTCTCTTCTGTGGTTTACGTAGCCTACCTTCTGGTACGTGAAAGGATAGTTGGCGTAGTAGCAACGCTGACGCTTTACCTTTCCCTGCTCCTCAACTTAACGGGAATGATAAGGAGGGCTTACGAGAGTTATAAGCTCGGCGTTTTCCACCCGCCTTGGAGTAATTTGTTTGAAGCACTAACCTTCTGGAGTTTTATAGCCGGATTTGTTTACCTTGTTATTGAAAGGAAGTACGGATTTAAGATACTCGGAGCTTTTGTAATTCCCGTAATTGCAGCAATTTCTGGTTTCGCCATATACAAGGCAAATCCTGAAATAACACCCTTGATGCCCGCCCTTAGGAGTTACTGGCTTTACCTTCACGTGGTAACAGCCTTTACGGGATACGCGGGTTTTACAGTTGCATTCGGTGGAGCGGTGGCTTACTTGCTCAAAGAGCACTTCCCGGAGAATAAATTCGTAAAAAACCTCCTTCCGAGAAGGGAAATCCTCGACGAGATAACTTACAAATCGATCGCCATCGTTTTTCCGATATGGACCGCCTCAATAATCCTGGGTGCTGCGTGGGCAAATGAGGCGTGGGGCGGTTACTGGAGCTGGGACCCTAAGGAAGTATGGTCCTTAATAGTCTGGCTATTCTTCGGAGCGTATCTGCATGCAAGACAGCTTATGGGCTGGAAAGGGAAGAGAGTTGCTTGGCTTGTGGTTTTCGGGTTTATTACAGTTCTTATATGCTTCTTCGCGGTAAACCTCTACTTCCCGGGACTTCACTCTTACGCTACCGAGTGA
- a CDS encoding EAL and HDOD domain-containing protein: MDLLYRHPILDGRKELFGFEFKLRENADNPAKVMNILIEENVIQEIDGKKCVIEFSEEFIESDAYELFPPSKVVIKLRDVKEVNEKLVNALKDLKAKGYELLISDFRFDKVSVLPLLPLSDYVSVNWKRRSFEGKDFEDEVDALKYINKKVIIYGVNTEEDFEEAKKLGDLFQGNLFPPSVVKNGRNLRFLKTTIIKLYDAIEKKDVNQIVNLIESDVGLTYKILKWVKNLYPGKSKDIQSVSDAVLFLSINNIANLLLVIAMSELFAGKYEEEIIKRSFFRAVLAQELAKIYIPEYAKEGYMIGLFSLVNELMNEEPASLARELGMSSEVVEALEKRYNEFGLLLSLVELLENHHDNERILRNVAKTINTTEDKMREAVKIAKERVENFTR; encoded by the coding sequence ATGGATCTCCTTTACAGACACCCAATATTGGACGGGAGAAAGGAGCTGTTCGGGTTCGAATTCAAACTGAGAGAGAATGCAGACAATCCCGCTAAAGTTATGAACATTTTAATAGAAGAGAATGTAATTCAGGAAATAGACGGCAAAAAGTGCGTGATTGAGTTTTCCGAAGAGTTCATAGAAAGTGACGCCTACGAACTCTTTCCCCCTTCAAAGGTAGTTATAAAGCTGAGGGATGTAAAGGAAGTAAACGAAAAACTCGTTAACGCCTTGAAAGATCTGAAGGCAAAAGGATACGAACTCCTGATCTCCGATTTCAGATTTGACAAAGTATCCGTACTTCCCCTCTTACCCCTTTCAGACTACGTGAGCGTCAACTGGAAGAGGCGTTCTTTTGAAGGAAAAGACTTTGAAGACGAAGTCGACGCCCTTAAGTACATAAACAAAAAGGTAATAATCTACGGAGTAAACACGGAGGAAGACTTTGAAGAGGCTAAAAAGCTCGGAGACCTCTTTCAAGGAAATCTCTTTCCCCCGAGTGTCGTAAAGAACGGAAGAAACCTAAGGTTCTTAAAGACCACGATAATTAAACTATACGATGCCATAGAGAAAAAGGACGTAAACCAGATAGTTAACTTAATAGAGTCGGACGTGGGGCTTACCTATAAAATCCTGAAGTGGGTTAAAAACCTATACCCGGGAAAGAGCAAGGACATACAAAGCGTCAGCGATGCGGTGCTTTTCTTGAGCATAAACAACATAGCCAACCTACTCCTCGTTATAGCGATGTCGGAACTCTTTGCGGGTAAATACGAAGAGGAGATAATAAAGCGTTCTTTCTTCAGGGCAGTTCTTGCTCAGGAACTCGCAAAAATTTACATTCCCGAATACGCAAAGGAAGGGTACATGATAGGACTGTTTTCCTTAGTTAACGAGCTTATGAACGAAGAGCCTGCCTCACTGGCAAGGGAACTCGGGATGAGTTCTGAGGTTGTAGAAGCACTTGAGAAGAGGTACAACGAGTTCGGACTCCTTCTTTCCTTAGTGGAACTTTTAGAAAATCACCACGACAACGAAAGGATACTCAGGAACGTGGCGAAAACCATAAACACAACGGAAGATAAAATGAGGGAGGCGGTAAAAATAGCGAAAGAAAGAGTGGAGAACTTCACTCGGTAG
- the rplI gene encoding 50S ribosomal protein L9, whose translation MKVVLVKDVEGLGFFGDVVNVKDGYAMNYLIPRGLALPATEGNIKHIQTILAQKERKLLREKKKAEELAKKLEGMVIGIKKPAGEGGKLFGSVTPADIVNALKEKGIEIERKNVVFYHPIKEVGVFPVKIRLHKDVEVDIKVDVKPEEK comes from the coding sequence ATGAAGGTAGTTCTCGTAAAGGACGTAGAAGGACTGGGATTTTTCGGAGACGTGGTTAACGTAAAAGACGGGTACGCCATGAATTACCTCATTCCCAGAGGTTTAGCCCTCCCGGCAACTGAAGGAAACATAAAGCACATACAAACAATCCTCGCTCAAAAGGAAAGGAAACTGCTGAGAGAAAAGAAGAAGGCTGAAGAACTCGCTAAGAAGCTCGAAGGTATGGTGATAGGAATTAAGAAACCCGCCGGAGAAGGCGGAAAGCTTTTCGGTTCAGTTACACCCGCGGATATAGTAAACGCACTAAAAGAAAAGGGAATAGAGATAGAGAGGAAGAACGTGGTCTTCTACCACCCCATTAAAGAAGTGGGAGTTTTTCCAGTAAAGATAAGGCTTCACAAGGACGTTGAGGTGGACATTAAGGTTGACGTAAAACCTGAGGAGAAGTAA
- the infB gene encoding translation initiation factor IF-2: protein MSLTKTKRVSDVAKELGVKSKEIIEFLNEYYPRPDGKPWKASHGLDEQALEMIYDAFGIKEEEEKEEVVTEQAQAPAEVEEKKEEEKKEEVIVEEVVEEKKPEVIVEEIEEKKEEEEKKEEEKPKKSVEELIKEILEKKEKEKEKKKVEKERKEEKVRVVEVKKEERKEEKKEEKKEEEKPKIKMSKKEREIMRKLEHAVEKEKKKQEKREKEKKKKEEEVKIIYIPEVITVRELAELLDVPANKVIAELMKRGVLATINQPVPPEVAVEVAESFGYLAEVKKEEEELEEEALLKEEEEREEELQPRPPIVVVMGHVDHGKTTLLDRIRKTNVAEREKGGITQHIGASQVELPDGRKITFLDTPGHEAFTTLRARGAKVTDISVLVVAADDGVMPQTIEAINHAKAFNVPIIVAVNKIDKPNADPMKVRRELSEHGLIPEEWGGDTIFVDISAKTGQNVDQLLEMILLLADILELKANPNKKARGTIIESKLDRKRGPVATVIVEDGTLRVGDHFVAGTTYGRVRAMFDDKGRQVKEAPPSTPVEVLGFEELPEAGDELIVVDDERTAREIAEKRKEKKEREEKLQTIRLEDIYKKIQTGETKELRIVLKTDTMGSLEALKKSLEELSNEKVQVKIIHGAVGGITENDIMLAKASGAIVIGFNTRPDPKARELMEKEKVDVRLYGVIYEAIEDVKKALVGLLEPIKKEEVIGMAEVRATFKIKKVGTVAGCYVLNGKLVRGAKARLIREGVVIYDGEIESLKRFKEDVQEVTAGYECGVKLKDYNDVKVGDQIECYEIRYEKPTL from the coding sequence ATGAGTTTGACTAAGACGAAAAGGGTCTCCGACGTTGCAAAGGAGCTTGGGGTAAAATCTAAGGAAATTATAGAATTCCTCAACGAGTATTATCCCAGACCGGACGGAAAGCCCTGGAAGGCTTCCCACGGTTTAGACGAACAGGCACTTGAGATGATATACGACGCGTTCGGTATAAAGGAAGAAGAAGAAAAAGAAGAAGTGGTAACGGAGCAAGCCCAAGCTCCCGCAGAAGTAGAGGAAAAGAAGGAAGAGGAGAAAAAGGAAGAAGTTATCGTAGAAGAGGTTGTGGAAGAAAAGAAACCTGAGGTAATCGTCGAAGAAATAGAGGAAAAGAAAGAAGAAGAAGAGAAAAAAGAGGAGGAAAAACCTAAAAAGAGTGTTGAGGAACTGATAAAGGAAATTCTCGAGAAAAAGGAAAAAGAAAAGGAAAAGAAAAAGGTAGAAAAAGAAAGAAAAGAAGAAAAGGTAAGGGTAGTAGAGGTGAAGAAAGAGGAGAGGAAAGAAGAAAAGAAGGAAGAGAAGAAGGAAGAAGAAAAGCCTAAGATAAAGATGTCTAAAAAGGAAAGAGAGATTATGAGAAAACTCGAACACGCTGTAGAAAAGGAGAAGAAGAAACAGGAAAAGAGGGAAAAGGAAAAGAAGAAGAAGGAAGAGGAAGTAAAGATAATTTACATACCCGAAGTAATTACTGTGAGAGAACTCGCAGAACTTTTAGACGTACCTGCGAACAAAGTTATAGCTGAATTAATGAAGAGAGGAGTTCTCGCAACCATAAACCAGCCCGTTCCACCTGAGGTAGCGGTAGAGGTTGCCGAAAGTTTCGGATACCTTGCAGAAGTAAAGAAGGAAGAAGAAGAACTTGAAGAGGAAGCACTCTTAAAAGAAGAGGAAGAAAGGGAAGAAGAGCTCCAACCCAGACCTCCAATAGTCGTTGTTATGGGACACGTTGACCACGGAAAGACCACTCTCCTTGACAGAATAAGGAAGACAAACGTCGCGGAAAGGGAAAAGGGCGGTATAACCCAGCACATAGGTGCTTCACAGGTTGAACTGCCCGACGGCAGGAAGATAACGTTCCTTGATACCCCGGGACACGAAGCATTCACTACGTTAAGAGCGAGAGGTGCTAAGGTAACGGACATATCGGTTCTCGTGGTTGCGGCGGACGACGGGGTAATGCCCCAAACCATTGAAGCAATAAACCACGCAAAGGCCTTCAACGTTCCCATAATAGTTGCGGTAAACAAGATAGACAAACCTAACGCGGATCCCATGAAAGTAAGGAGGGAACTCTCGGAGCACGGTCTAATTCCCGAAGAGTGGGGGGGAGACACCATATTCGTTGACATATCCGCAAAAACGGGACAAAACGTGGATCAGCTCCTTGAGATGATACTACTCCTTGCGGACATACTGGAACTAAAGGCAAATCCCAACAAAAAGGCAAGGGGCACAATAATAGAGTCTAAACTGGACAGAAAGAGGGGACCCGTTGCTACCGTTATAGTAGAGGACGGAACCCTTAGAGTGGGTGACCACTTCGTTGCAGGTACAACCTACGGAAGAGTACGGGCTATGTTTGACGATAAGGGGAGACAGGTAAAGGAAGCCCCTCCCTCCACACCCGTAGAGGTACTCGGATTTGAAGAACTTCCTGAAGCGGGTGATGAACTCATAGTGGTGGATGATGAAAGAACTGCCAGGGAAATAGCGGAAAAGAGAAAGGAAAAGAAAGAGAGGGAAGAAAAGCTACAAACTATCAGGCTTGAAGACATCTACAAAAAGATACAGACAGGTGAAACGAAGGAACTCAGGATAGTCCTCAAGACAGACACCATGGGGTCCCTCGAAGCACTCAAAAAATCACTTGAAGAACTCTCAAACGAAAAGGTACAGGTAAAGATCATACACGGTGCGGTGGGCGGTATAACAGAAAACGACATAATGCTCGCCAAAGCGTCTGGTGCCATAGTCATAGGCTTTAACACTAGACCCGATCCCAAGGCAAGGGAACTCATGGAAAAAGAGAAGGTAGACGTCAGACTTTACGGAGTCATATACGAGGCTATAGAGGACGTCAAGAAGGCACTCGTTGGTCTGCTTGAACCTATCAAGAAAGAAGAAGTTATCGGAATGGCTGAGGTTCGTGCTACCTTCAAGATCAAGAAGGTGGGAACCGTTGCGGGTTGCTACGTGCTCAACGGAAAACTCGTCAGAGGTGCTAAAGCAAGACTGATAAGGGAAGGAGTAGTTATATACGACGGGGAAATAGAAAGCTTAAAGAGGTTCAAGGAAGACGTGCAGGAAGTCACAGCAGGTTACGAGTGCGGTGTTAAATTAAAGGACTACAACGACGTAAAAGTGGGTGACCAGATAGAATGCTACGAAATAAGGTACGAAAAACCGACACTCTGA
- the atpD gene encoding F0F1 ATP synthase subunit beta, giving the protein MAEVIKGKVVQVIGPVVDVEFEGVKELPKIKDGLKTIRRAIDDRGNWFEEVLFMEVAQHIGEHRVRAIAMGPTDGLVRGQEVEYLGGPIKIPVGKEVLGRIFNVAGQPIDEQGPVEAKEYWPMFRNPPELVEQSTKVEILETGIKVIDLLQPIIKGGKVGLFGGAGVGKTVLMQELIHNIARFHEGYSVVVGVGERTREGNDLWLEMKESGVLPYTVMVYGQMNEPPGVRFRVAHTGLTMAEYFRDVEGQDVLIFIDNIFRFVQAGAEVSTLLGRLPSAVGYQPTLNTDVGEVQERITSTKKGSITAIQAVYVPADDITDPAPWSIFAHLDATTVLTRRLAELGIYPAIDPLESTSKYLAPEYVGEEHYEVAMEVKRILQRYKELQEIIAILGMEELSDEDKAIVNRARRIQKFLSQPFHVAEQFTGMPGKYVKLEDTIRSFKEVLTGKYDHLPENAFYMVGTIEDVIEKAKQMGAKV; this is encoded by the coding sequence ATGGCGGAAGTGATTAAGGGAAAGGTAGTTCAGGTCATAGGACCCGTTGTTGACGTGGAGTTCGAAGGGGTAAAGGAACTTCCCAAAATCAAAGACGGTCTCAAAACAATAAGAAGAGCTATAGACGACAGAGGTAACTGGTTCGAAGAAGTACTCTTCATGGAAGTGGCACAGCACATAGGGGAGCACAGAGTAAGGGCGATAGCGATGGGTCCAACAGATGGTCTCGTGAGAGGTCAAGAAGTTGAGTACTTGGGGGGACCCATAAAGATACCCGTAGGTAAGGAAGTTCTCGGAAGGATATTCAACGTTGCGGGACAACCCATAGACGAGCAGGGTCCGGTAGAGGCTAAAGAGTACTGGCCCATGTTCAGAAATCCACCCGAACTCGTTGAACAATCCACGAAAGTTGAAATTCTTGAAACGGGTATTAAAGTTATAGACCTCCTCCAGCCCATCATAAAGGGTGGTAAGGTTGGACTCTTCGGCGGTGCGGGAGTTGGAAAGACCGTTCTCATGCAGGAGCTCATCCACAACATAGCGCGTTTCCACGAAGGGTATTCCGTTGTCGTTGGAGTGGGCGAGAGAACAAGAGAAGGAAACGACCTCTGGCTCGAAATGAAGGAGTCCGGAGTTCTCCCTTACACGGTTATGGTTTACGGACAGATGAACGAGCCTCCGGGAGTTAGGTTCAGGGTGGCACACACCGGACTTACAATGGCTGAGTACTTCAGAGACGTGGAAGGTCAGGACGTTCTCATATTCATAGACAACATATTCAGGTTCGTTCAGGCAGGTGCGGAAGTTTCAACGCTTCTTGGAAGACTACCCTCCGCGGTTGGTTACCAGCCCACCCTCAATACTGACGTCGGTGAAGTTCAGGAAAGAATTACTTCAACCAAGAAAGGTTCTATTACCGCAATTCAGGCGGTTTACGTTCCCGCAGACGACATAACTGACCCCGCACCTTGGTCCATATTCGCGCACCTCGACGCTACGACCGTTCTCACAAGAAGACTCGCTGAGCTCGGAATATATCCCGCAATAGATCCCCTCGAATCTACATCTAAGTACCTCGCTCCCGAGTATGTCGGAGAAGAGCACTACGAAGTTGCAATGGAAGTAAAGAGGATTCTCCAAAGGTACAAAGAACTTCAAGAAATCATCGCAATCCTCGGTATGGAAGAACTCTCTGACGAGGACAAGGCTATCGTTAACAGGGCGAGAAGAATACAGAAGTTCCTCTCTCAACCCTTCCACGTTGCGGAGCAATTTACAGGTATGCCCGGTAAGTACGTAAAACTCGAGGATACCATAAGGTCCTTCAAGGAAGTTCTCACAGGAAAGTACGACCACCTTCCCGAAAACGCCTTCTACATGGTGGGAACAATAGAGGACGTTATAGAAAAGGCAAAACAAATGGGGGCTAAAGTTTAA
- a CDS encoding 7-carboxy-7-deazaguanine synthase QueE, protein MLRNKVRKTDTLIALNEVYESIQGEGLLVGLPSVFIRLQGCNLRCPWCDQPEALSFSGRKVKLSSLINELKKFTAKHIVITGGEPFAHRELPFIVEFLLSEGYSVQIETNGTLWVEEMEKFAEGIHITCSPKGVAKYYVHPKILKYAKELKFVVDKEFSKEVLKKEEFERFLREGKVVLQPESNRKEMMEKALKIQKELLKECYTVRVIPQVHKCFDLK, encoded by the coding sequence ATGCTACGAAATAAGGTACGAAAAACCGACACTCTGATAGCCCTCAACGAAGTATACGAAAGCATTCAGGGGGAAGGTCTACTTGTGGGCCTTCCCTCCGTCTTTATAAGACTTCAGGGGTGTAATTTACGCTGTCCTTGGTGCGACCAGCCAGAAGCTTTGAGCTTTTCAGGTAGGAAAGTAAAACTGAGTTCTTTGATAAATGAATTAAAGAAGTTCACAGCCAAACACATAGTTATAACTGGTGGTGAGCCTTTCGCTCATAGAGAACTCCCTTTCATAGTGGAATTCCTCCTTTCGGAAGGTTACTCAGTTCAAATAGAGACCAACGGAACACTCTGGGTGGAGGAGATGGAAAAGTTTGCAGAGGGTATTCACATAACCTGCTCTCCTAAAGGGGTTGCAAAGTACTACGTGCATCCCAAGATCTTAAAGTACGCAAAGGAATTGAAGTTCGTTGTTGACAAAGAGTTTTCCAAAGAAGTCCTTAAAAAAGAAGAGTTTGAAAGATTTTTAAGGGAAGGAAAAGTGGTTCTTCAGCCCGAGAGCAACAGAAAGGAGATGATGGAGAAGGCTCTAAAAATTCAAAAAGAGCTTTTAAAGGAATGCTACACAGTGAGGGTAATCCCTCAGGTTCACAAGTGTTTTGACCTGAAATGA
- a CDS encoding F0F1 ATP synthase subunit gamma — MAKLSPRDIKRKIQGIKNTKRITNAMKVVSAAKLRKAQELVYASRPYSEKLYELVGHLAAHVDTEDNPLFDVREERNVDVILVTADRGLAGAFNSNVIRTAENLIREKEEKGVKVSLILVGRKGFQYFTKRGYNVIKGYDEVFRKTVNFNVAKEVAEIVKERFLNGETDRVYLINNEMVTRASYKPQVRVFLPFEAQEKEVEELGTYEFEVSEEEFFDYIVNLYLNYQVYRAMVESNAAEHFARMIAMDNATKNAEDLIRQWTLVFNKARQEAITTELIDITNAVEALKAQ; from the coding sequence ATGGCGAAACTTTCTCCCAGGGACATAAAGAGAAAGATACAGGGAATAAAGAACACGAAGAGAATAACGAACGCGATGAAAGTCGTTTCCGCCGCAAAACTCAGGAAAGCTCAGGAACTCGTTTACGCTTCCCGTCCCTACTCGGAGAAACTCTACGAACTCGTAGGACATCTCGCTGCCCATGTGGACACGGAAGATAATCCCCTCTTTGACGTGAGGGAAGAAAGAAACGTTGACGTTATCCTCGTTACCGCAGACAGGGGTCTCGCGGGAGCTTTCAATTCAAACGTAATCAGAACAGCGGAAAATTTAATAAGGGAGAAGGAAGAAAAGGGTGTTAAGGTTAGCCTTATACTTGTGGGGAGAAAGGGCTTTCAGTACTTTACGAAGAGGGGATACAACGTAATAAAGGGATACGATGAAGTTTTTAGAAAGACCGTAAACTTCAATGTGGCTAAAGAGGTGGCAGAAATAGTAAAGGAGAGGTTCTTAAACGGAGAAACCGATAGGGTTTACTTGATAAACAACGAGATGGTCACGAGGGCGAGCTACAAACCTCAGGTAAGGGTCTTCCTGCCTTTTGAAGCCCAAGAAAAAGAAGTGGAAGAGCTTGGAACTTACGAGTTTGAAGTCTCAGAAGAGGAGTTCTTTGACTACATAGTAAACCTGTACCTTAACTACCAGGTATACAGGGCTATGGTTGAGTCCAACGCGGCGGAGCACTTCGCGAGGATGATAGCGATGGACAACGCAACCAAGAACGCAGAGGACCTAATAAGGCAGTGGACCCTCGTGTTCAACAAGGCAAGGCAGGAAGCTATTACAACCGAACTTATAGATATAACCAACGCTGTTGAAGCTCTTAAAGCACAATAA